The window CGCCGACGGGCGCTGCGCCCGGTCGCGCTCGCTGTCGCCGTCACGATGGTCGTCCTGCTCGCCGGATCCGCCGCGCCCGCACAGGCTGCCGACACACCCTCCTGGAACGACGTGCAGAACGCGCGCGACAACCAGGCGGCCGCGGCCGAGCTCGTCGCCCGCATCGAGGCCGAACTCGACGCCGCACAGGAGCGCAGCGCAGCCTCCGCCACCGCGGCGCTGGATGCGGCGCGCGTCGCAGAGGACGCCCGCCGACGCGCGGACGACGCCGCGCAGCGATCCGCCGCACTCGATGCCCAGGTCACCGCAGCGCGGACGGAGGCCGAGGCGCAGCGGGCTCGCACCGGCGCACTCGCCTCCTCCATGTACCGCCTGCAGTCCGACGGTCCCCTCGTCGCCCGCCTGCTGACCGCCGCCGATCCGGACGATCTGCTCGACCGTCTCGGACTTCTCGAGACGATGGGAACGGCCTGGGCCGGCCGAGCGGCGCAGGCGCAGGACGCGGCGCAGCTCTTGGCCGCGCTCGACGGTCAGGCCGCCGCGGCACACACCGCGCGCGAGGATGCCGCCAGGGCGGCCGAGCGTGCCGCCGCCGACGCGCAGTCCGCCGCAGACGCGGAGGCGGCAGCGGTGGCGGAGCTCACCACACAGGCCGACACGCTCTACGCGCAGCTGGCGACCCTCAAGGGCACCACGGCCGACCTGGAGCGCCGGTACCGGTTGGCGAGTCAGGTTGCGGCGCAACCGGCGAATCCGGCACCCACATCCCCGTCCCCCGGCACTCCCGCTCCCCCGGCGCCCTCGGTGCCCGTCCCTCCGTCCGGCGGCGCCGTCGTCGTCGACCCCGCAGGCGCCAGAGAGTATGCGCGCGGCGCGATCGGGGCCTACGGCTGGGGACAGGATCAGTTCGAGTGCCTCGTGTCGCTGTGGAACCGGGAGTCCGGGTGGCGCGCCGACGCACTCAACCCCTCCAGCGGCGCCTATGGGATCCCGCAGTCGCTGCCGGGCGACAAGATGGCCAGCGCCGGCGCCGATTGGCGAACGAACGCCGCCACCCAGATCAACTGGGGCCTGTCGTACATCTCGGGCCGCTACGGCTCCCCCTGCGGCGCGTGGGGCCACTCCCAGGCCACCGGCTGGTACTGATCGCCCCGCTCGCAGGCGCTCAAGCGGACGAGGAGGCGCGGCGAGAGCGGCCGGCTCCGGGCATCTCGACGTAGTCGGCGTGCTTGGCGTCCAGTCCGTCACCGGCGGTGCGCCCCCGCATCCGACGCCACAGCCAGGGCAGCGCATCACGACGCAACCAGCTGCCTGTCGAGGGCTCGTCGTCGTGCAGTGCGGCGTCCAGATCACCCAGAGCCTCCGCATCCGGGATCCCCAACACCTCGGCGGCGCGGTAGGCGAGGAAACGGTGACCCCGCGAGCGAAGATGCACTTTGTCATCGGCCCACATCTCCAGCGCGCCGATCTCGGGCAGCGCGTCCAGGTCGAGGAGCATGCAGCCGTGGACGCGAGCGATGCGGCGCAGCTCGGAGGCGTACTGGGCGAAGCGGTGCGCGAACAGTCCCGCGGCCCGACGGTGCGGCAGGAAGGGCGTGACCAGGAGGACATCGCAGCCCGCCGCCCGCAGCGCGAGGACACCCTGCTCCAGTTCGGCGGCGAGCTGGCGCGGGGCCGCGCCGTGACCGACGAGGTCGTTCGCGCCCATCAGGATCGAGACGAGGTCGGGGCGCAGCTCGAGCGCCCGCGGGATCTGCGTCGTCGTGAGATCGCGCACGCGACGCGAGCGGACCGCGAGATTGGCGTAGCGGAAGGGCTCGCGGCCCCGGTGCTGCTGCGCGAGCAGCGGTGCGAGGCGATCGGCCCAGCCGCGGTACTGCCCGTGCGGGGCGCGTGAGGTGTCGCACAGGCCCTCGGTGAGCGAGTCGCCGAGGGCGACGAACCTCGCCCACCGGCGCGGCGCGGGAAGCAGCGCCGGAATGGCGGGGCGCGTCTCGCCGCGGGCCAGGAGTCGATCGTCGATCCGACGCAGCTCCCGTGCTTCGGCGTAGTGCCCGAGGAGCTGACCGTACAGCGACGCCCAGGTGCGCTCGGCGACGGCGTCGCGCGCGGCGACCGAGAAAGCCTGCCGCTTCGCGTCGTCACCCAGGAGGTCACCGACGCGAGCACGGAGATCCGCGAGGTCGCCGGGACGATAGAGCCATCCGTCGATGCTCGAACGCACGAGGTCCACGGGTCCGCCCGTCCCCGTGGCGACGACCGGGACGCCGCTCGCGTGCGCCTCCTGGATCGTCTGGCCGAAGGTCTCGCTCTCGCCGGGATGGACGAACACGTCGAACGACGCCATCGCCTCCGCGAGCTCGCTGCCCCCCAGGTGCCCGAGGAACACCGCGCCGGGAAGCTGCCGCTCGAGCTGTGCCCGGGACGGACCGTCTCCGACGATCACCAGCCGCGCACCCTCGACGCCCGCGAGCACCGCGAGATCCTCCACCTGCTTCTCCGGGGCGAGGCGCCCGACGTAGCCGATGATGCGCTCGCCCGGTGCGACGCGGCGGCGGAACTGCTCGCTCCGGCGCTCCGGTCGGAACCGCTCGCCGTCCACGCCCCGCGCCCACATCCGCAAGCGGTCCACCCCCATCCGCTCCAACTGCGCCACCGACGGGGTCGAGGGCGCGAGGGTGAGGGTCGCCCGGCGGTGGAGCCGTGCGACGTGGCCCGCCGCGAGGGCCGCGGCCTGCGGCATCCGATAGCGCTCGGCGTACGCGACGACATCGGTCTGGTAGATCGCGACGGATGCGGTGTGCAGCGACTCGGCGGCGTTCACGCCCTGCCACCCCAGCACGAAGGGCGATGCGAGGTGGACCACGTCGGGGCGGAACTCGCGGAGGATCGCCGCGATACGTGCGACGCGCGCGAAGACGACGCGCACCTGCGGATACGACGGCAACGGGAGCGAGGC is drawn from Microbacterium binotii and contains these coding sequences:
- a CDS encoding GDSL-type esterase/lipase family protein, which produces MRVALIAESYLPHMNGVTGSVLQVLRHLAADGHETLVIAPRSSESVDAVAASRTELLASLPLPSYPQVRVVFARVARIAAILREFRPDVVHLASPFVLGWQGVNAAESLHTASVAIYQTDVVAYAERYRMPQAAALAAGHVARLHRRATLTLAPSTPSVAQLERMGVDRLRMWARGVDGERFRPERRSEQFRRRVAPGERIIGYVGRLAPEKQVEDLAVLAGVEGARLVIVGDGPSRAQLERQLPGAVFLGHLGGSELAEAMASFDVFVHPGESETFGQTIQEAHASGVPVVATGTGGPVDLVRSSIDGWLYRPGDLADLRARVGDLLGDDAKRQAFSVAARDAVAERTWASLYGQLLGHYAEARELRRIDDRLLARGETRPAIPALLPAPRRWARFVALGDSLTEGLCDTSRAPHGQYRGWADRLAPLLAQQHRGREPFRYANLAVRSRRVRDLTTTQIPRALELRPDLVSILMGANDLVGHGAAPRQLAAELEQGVLALRAAGCDVLLVTPFLPHRRAAGLFAHRFAQYASELRRIARVHGCMLLDLDALPEIGALEMWADDKVHLRSRGHRFLAYRAAEVLGIPDAEALGDLDAALHDDEPSTGSWLRRDALPWLWRRMRGRTAGDGLDAKHADYVEMPGAGRSRRASSSA